The following are encoded in a window of Oreochromis aureus strain Israel breed Guangdong linkage group 10, ZZ_aureus, whole genome shotgun sequence genomic DNA:
- the LOC120442398 gene encoding relaxin receptor 2-like yields the protein MFCSIYKTSINATDLRSRLHRDEAVANRFFFIVFSDALSWIPIFLVKVLSLLEVDIPGTISSWVVIFILPINSALNPILYTLTTSFFREQVEVLLCHWQRRHTLKKDSKSLTSSTIFMETSRGLCYQPSVYLQQVSLISADPRYA from the exons ATGTTCTGCTCCATCTATAAAACCAGCATCAATGCCACCGACCTGAGGAGCAGACTGCACAGAGATGAGGCTGTGGCCAACAGGTTTTTCTTCATAGTGTTCTCTGATGCCCTCAGCTGGATTCCTATATTTTTGGTGAAAGTCCTCTCACTGCTGGAGGTGGATATACCTG GCACTATCTCCAGCTGGGTTGTCATCTTCATCCTTCCCATCAACAGTGCCTTGAACCCCATCCTGTACACCTTGACCACCAGCTTCTTCAGAGAGCAGGTGGAAGTTTTACTCTGTCACTGGCAGAGGAGACATACATTGAAGAAAGACAGCAAAAGCCTTACCTCGTCCACAATCTTTATGGAGACGTCACGGGGTCTGTGCTACCAGCCATCCGTTTACCTCCAGCAGGTGTCACTTATAAGCGCAGATCCTCGCTATGCCTGA
- the LOC120442225 gene encoding uncharacterized protein LOC120442225, giving the protein MMIKFNIAYNIAKEVLFTKFKSEIILHKKNGLNVNPTYSNDVAYAHFIGVIADTLKKKMSVEIANSAYMAFLIDGDTDIATKECVIVYARILQKGRPANILIGHTEVEHAHAQGLHAASKEAFAPLGDQCSNWLEKIIALGADGAAVNLGSQGGVIALLQQEADDHIVPFHCMPGCPVKKSMEDATFVAFCHFIADVFSGISKFSLLLQRNDIILPQAICSLEQLLVTTEIMVARPSLMED; this is encoded by the exons ATGATGATTAAGTTCAACATTGCCTACAATATTGCAAAGGAAGTTCTGTTTACTAAGTTCAAGTCAGAAATAATTCTTCACAAGAAAAATGGCTTGAACGTAAACCCCACCTACAGTAATGATGTTGCGTACGCCCATTTTATAGGTGTCATCGCAGACACattgaaaaaaaagatgtcagTGGAAATTGCGAACAGTGCATACATGGCATTCCTGATCGATGGAGACACAGACATCGCCACAAAAGAATGCGTCATTGTGTACGCTCGTATCTTGCAAAAAGGAAGACCAGCGAATATACTGATTGGACACACTGAGGTCGAGCATGCCCATGCCCAAG gaCTTCATGCTGCCTCAAAGGAAGCATTTGCTCCTCTCGGGGACCAGTGCAGTAACTGGTTAGAGAAAATCATTGCTCTGGGGGCTGATGGTGCTGCTGTTAATTTGGGCAGCCAAGGGGGTGTCATAGCCCTTCTGCAGCAAGAGGCAGATGACCACATTGTGCCTTTCCACTGTATGCCTGGATGCCCA GTTAAGAAATCAATGGAAGATGCCACTTTTGTGGCCTTTTGCCATTTTATTGCAGATGTGTTCAGTGGCATTAGTAAGTTTAGCCTCCTACTTCAGAGGAATGATATCATCCTACCACAG GCCATTTGCAGCCTGGAACAACTGCTGGTGACCACAGAGATAATGGTTGCAAGACCAAGCCTGATGGAAGACTGA